From Clavelina lepadiformis chromosome 9, kaClaLepa1.1, whole genome shotgun sequence, the proteins below share one genomic window:
- the LOC143470916 gene encoding multicopper oxidase mco-like translates to MKIIAIASICFVVACVSSNECSHNKPCKFIGGEVFSEPREYDAVNGALNLELQVQMKDFKVEWLTMVRRTYNGEIPAPTWKIRKGDRVNLKLVNNLELTQKVLPFNGFRFPNSTNLHTHGLHISGEEPQDNVFVHVGPGKNYNYYYQIDEDHPAGTYWYHPHLHGSTLFQVHSGMAGMIIVEDDPDPSITPQHLLDVSCPNNCHHEVRLVFQPTMMFVNNGFRGFVHQQEEMEDYDGFRHRQFRLFGESRTLEDWLSDKNAGIEYFTTNGKLWPTYTLASGQIKRFRLVNAGGSASLELTITDTSGAKAKGCQVREIAQDGIYLDKARFQKHKRTLLVPSARADWLVVCNTPGTYKLQSVALYEDNMSMGPVQRWNGTLLKLVVTGTAKKTFIRTKLPARQHFIGDFRQLSQEEVTGRFVIELNPWTRLNREIFKSPTYYRFKAHLGTVQEWYFVNTDHVTSHPIHIHVNHFQVISYNPYTGPYTETSASSPNPMALYAQDGSVCFHQHELYTGTDGIKKSDDPLKYLGHDQRWKAGGKGTLGYSDAGTFHDVLLIPPMSNITIRFMAHKYVGVVVIHCHLLNHEDEGMMMVAQIVPEGEDTEAETASGTAYPGQCKKNDPYPFNKVTSDDEDFGYLIQKLKTGESPDETWQGQRQRWMT, encoded by the exons ATGAAAATCATTGCTATTGCAAGTATTTGTTTTGTCGTTGCATGTGTGTCCTCAAATGAGTGTTCACATAATAAACCGTGCAAGTTTATTG GCGGAGAAGTCTTTTCGGAACCAAGAGAATATGACGCCGTCAATGGAGCTCTGAATCTGGAATTGCAAGTACAAATGAAAGACTTTAAAGTGGAATGGCTAACAATGGTACGAAGAACGTATAATGGAGAAATACCGGCACCCACTTGGAAAATAAGGAAAGGTGACCgcgtaaatttaaaattg GTTAATAACTTGGAGCTCACACAGAAAGTGCTTCCCTTTAACGGGTTTAGGTTTCCTAACAGCACTAACCTTCACACACACGGTCTTCACATCAGCGGAGAG GAACCTCAAGATAATGTCTTCGTTCATGTGGGACCTGGAAAGAACTACAACTACTACTACCAAATAGACGAGGATCACCCGGCCGGGACCTACTGGTATCATCCTCACCTACACGGCAGCACTTTGTTTCAG GTACATAGCGGGATGGCGGGCATGATCATCGTGGAAGATGATCCTGACCCCTCCATAACTCCTCAGCATCTCCTGGATGTCTCGTGCCCAAACAATTGTCATCACGAAGTGAGACTTGTGTTTCAACCAACAATGATGTTCGTAAACAACGGTTTCCGCGGTTTTGTACATCAGCAAGAAGAGATGGAAGACTACGATGGATTCAG GCATCGACAATTTCGTTTATTTGGCGAAAGCAGAACATTAGAGGACTGGCTATCTGACAAAAACGCCGGCATCGAATACTTTACGACCAATGGAAAACTGTGGCCTACTTACACTCTTGCGAGCGGTCAAATAAAACGATTCAG GCTGGTCAATGCCGGCGGAAGTGCGTCACTCGAGCTAACAATTACGGACACTTCCGGTGCTAAAGCAAAAGGATGCCAAGTCAGGGAAATTGCTCAAGACGGAATATACCTTGACAAAGCAAGGTTTCAGAAACACAAAAGAACACTGCTCGTTCCATCTGCTCGTGCTGATTGGCTGGTCGTGTGCAACACTCCTGGAACATACAAG CTACAATCTGTTGCGTTGTACGAAGACAACATGTCTATGGGACCTGTTCAACGTTGGAACGGAACGCTTTTGAAACTTGTCGTTACGGGAACTGCAAAGAAGACTTTTATACGCACAAAGTTACCAGCAAGGCAGCATTTTATTGGCGACTTTCGACAACTATCCCAAGAAGag GTTACGGGAAGATTTGTGATTGAACTCAATCCATGGACGAGACTGAACAGAGAAATCTTCAAATCTCCGACTTACTATAG ATTTAAAGCTCATCTTGGCACTGTACAGGAATGGTATTTTGTCAATACCGATCATGTGACCAGTCACCCAATTCATATTCACGTCAATCATTTCCAG GTGATAAGCTACAATCCTTATACGGGTCCATATACGGAAACATCAGCAAGCAGCCCGAATCCAATGGCGCTTTACGCCCAAGATGGTTCAGTGTGCTTCCATCAACACGAATTGTATACAG GCACAGATGGAATTAAGAAATCAGATGACCCATTGAAATACCTCGGGCATGATCAACGCTGGAAAGCTGGAGGAAAAGGTACATTAGGTTACAGCGACGCCGGTACTTTTCATGATGTTTTGCTTATCCCACCCATGAGTAATATTACG atTCGTTTTATGGCGCACAAGTACGTCGGCGTTGTTGTCATTCACTGTCATCTTCTCAATCACGAGGATGAAGGCATGATGATGGTGGCACAGATAGTGCCAGAAg GTGAAGATACCGAAGCCGAGACCGCATCTGGAACTGCATATCCCGGCCAATGTAAAAAGAACGATCCTTATCCTTTTAATAAG GTGACTAGTGACGATGAAGATTTTGGTTACCTTATCCAAAAACTGAAGACGGGGGAAAGTCCGGATGAGACTTGGCAAGGTCAAAGGCAACGCTGGATGACGTAA